Genomic segment of Citrus sinensis cultivar Valencia sweet orange chromosome 7, DVS_A1.0, whole genome shotgun sequence:
CAGTTTTCTACTTTGACTACAGCTGCTGATGTCAACTCCGGGGAGGGAAAGGTTGGAAGTCTTTTACAAGTCTCGGACCCATTGAAGGATAATCACTCTCTTCCTGACCAGCCCCCAATGTGCAATTCACTTTCATCACCAATTCTTACTGAGAAGTCATGTGAAACTATGTTACATCAAGTCAAGGAAAAGGAGGAAGGTGAAAAGTGCAAATCTGATCGGAATAGTCTAAGGGGATGTTTTCATCAGACCACGGAGGGTCAAACTGACATTGGGAATGGTTATGACAAACAAGTTGATAGCAAGTACAATTCAGGCCAGTCGTCTGGACAAAACTGCAGATGTCCAGCCATACAGAATTCTTCAAATGGCTGTGATTCCAACTCTGCTTTTGTTTCATTCACAAAGACTCTAGAAATGCCAGACCAGAGTCAGGAAATTGATTTCTCAGACCTGCCCAGCCCCACTCCAAAGTCAAACCGAGGAGACTTGAAGAGTCAGGATGCTGGAATCAAACAGTCGCCGCCTTCAGAAGCTCCTGTTGGGGATTCAGGCCCTAGGTGGGGTACAGCTTCCTGTTCAGTGGATGGTGGTGGACGCCTTGAAGTTGCCAGCCCAACACCAAAGTTGAACCATGGAGACTTGAAACGTGAGAATGCTGGAATTAAACAGTCTCTGTCTTCAGAAGCTCCGATTCAGGATTCAGGCCCCAGCTGGAGTACAGCCTCCGGTCCAGTGGGTGGGGGGTCACAGCTTGTTGATGTTGCTGGTGATTGTCAGGAGATTGATTTCTCAGACCTTCCCAGCCCTACTCCAAAGTCGAACCATGGAGACATGAAAGGTAAGGATGCTGGAATTGGACAGTCTCTGCCTTCAACAGCTCCAGTTCAGGATTCGGGTCCCAGCTGGAGTACAGCTTCCAGTCAAGTGGGTGGCAGACCACACCTTCCTGATGTTTCTGGTGAATGGGGAGGGTATTCCCCCACTCCTGCAAAACCTTCTGTGGATGAATGGGACTCTAATCTCGTGCCTGAATCTTCTTTGAAATCAAACATGATGGCCAGTGATCATGCTGCTACTCCAACATCAGGAAGTTGCCAGCCTACACATTCTTCTCCTTCACACCCTTCATCTAATGCAGCTAGTTGGCAGGCCATGGTTGTCCCTGAACCTGATGAGTTCACCACTTTGGGAGATGAATCAGTTTCAGATCTGCTGGCTGAGGTTGAAGCAATGGAGTCGCTTAATCGCTTTGCTTCTCCTACTTCAGATATGCGCTGCGGTATGGAATTCTCTCCTGAAAATGATTGTTTTAGCCCTATAGGGGGTTTGAGCCCAACACCTGATGCGGGAAAAAGTGATGCCTTGAGCTCCAGTAGTGATTTACAAGTGCATTCTCATTCAACTGTGACAGACGAACCAATTGGAGTATCTCAAGCTGAAGTTCTTGATCCTCACAAAAGATCTGATGGGCGTTCTTCCATGAGTGCTGAGGTGGAAGAAGACACGAAGCCTAGTGATGATTCAATAAATCAATGTGAAGTTGGTTCAAAGATCCAACCTGCTTTACCACCTGTCACGAGTTGGGACATTACTGCCATGGACGCTTCTTGGAGCCTGGGGTCGGAAACTGCAAGTATTAGCCAGGGAGCTGTGCATGGTAATTCAAACTTGGCAATGGGGGGATTCTCTCAAGAGAGGATTGAGGACATGGGTTTGGGAGCTGCTCAGTGGACTGCTCAAGAGCATTTTGACGTGAATATGGGGACATCCATAGGAAATCCAGACATTTGGGAAAGCCATCCTAGGTATGTTGGGGACAGACTTTCTGGTCCAAGAGACCATGGTTTTCATGGTGGAGATTCTAGTTTTGAGAGGGGCAGCTCGGTATGGAATGGGCAGGCAATATATGATGTTGAAAATGGAGGAGGTTGTTTCAGACTGCCACCTGAACGACAGTGACTTTGTAAGTTTTATGAAAGTGGGTATTGCAGGAAGGGAGCATCATGTAGTTTACTGGCACCGATGATTCACAACTCCACGGCAATTGTATCCAGTTAAATctgtatttattgttttgtcTTAGCTCTTAGGGAGTAATTTAACTCGCACAATTATCAGCTGGTGAAGCTGTATTATTTTGTTGGATAGTATAGCAGTTCTGTAGTACTGACTACAGTCCCGagattgtaaaattattatcttgtGCTCGACACCTGATGCTAATATTAATTATCTCCATGAATGAGAGGAAATTCATCTGGATTTCAGAAACTAATGGCAAGTCCCGCTTGTTTTGATGTAAGGTTTTCTATTGGAATTTGCGCAGGGCTTAGTAGGCATCAGAAGTCGGAAGTGactattcatatatatatatatatatatatatggatccCCTTaagttatatgtatataatttacaattctttcatataaataatgaatagGTCCACACCACTTATTATTTATGTGAGagaattttaagttattaacttaacattaatcatatatatatatatatattttttttttccttaatatCACATTCCCACCGGCCATGGTTTTCAAATTGCTAATCTTGGTTTGTGATCGTGTCAATTCATAGGTAAGACGCGCAAACTTTTTACATAAAAGTTCAACAATAAAGGATTTTAGttaataatttgttgaaaaagactaataataatgaataagtaaatatatttCAGTTTCAGCACGACTAAAACGTGTCGTTTCAATTTAAATCCAGCCTCCGGTCCGgtttccttttgttttataattggtttttttttgttcctaTTCCGATTTGACCTTCCTGAAAGGTCTTCACTGCTGCCATTCGCCAAGTTTCCTGCAACCGTTATTTCACGACtgaattattaacaaattatgcaaaaaaaaatgctttaaGCCATCAAGGTGACAACTTTTCCTCgtcaaaattttagttatgaCAACGACATCCTTTTTGTCGCCAACGCAAAGGTACGCAGCCGGAGCATTGTTCGCAATCGCTCTTCACCAGGCTCAAAATAACCAGACTCGCCCGTTGGGCTTGCCCTCTGAAGATGACTCAAATATGGAGCGaagtagcagcagcagcagcagtgaCTCCGTCGCCGAGGACCCCGAGCTTTGGGTCCATGAAAACTCCGGTCTTCTCCGCCCCGTTTTCAGGTGATTTCAATCATTTCCGGTTTCTGCTAATTCTTTCTGAAATCAAACGGAAAACGGAATTGAACAATCAACTCACCCAATTCTTCTATTTTGTATTATGTATGTGGTTCTTCATTGACTCAGCTGCCGGACGGTTGTGTGTTTACCACGTGATCTTATTTTAACAACGCATATTgtattgattgattgattattaGTCAATGACAGAACCTATAGGAAATTACTGTAAGATTAGAGTCTGGAGTTATTTGTTTAGGGGTTGTTCTGTTTAGTTTAATGAAACTATATTCTACCTTGATCTTGTTTGTTGATAGCAGAAAGTGATATCCAGTAACTTTTTAGCCTGTGCAGATGTCGGTTTAAGAATGtcatttattcaattttgttcGTGAACTTGTCATGAACAGGTTTCTGGATATCGACTCTGCAGCGTGGTCTGGACTCGAGGAAACTGCTGGATGTTTTCCCGCTAAGCACCATATTGGAGCTGTATGTTCTTTTGTTTCATGCAAGATTATATTCTAACAGAAAGCTGTGAaggtttctttattttctattgtttattttaacttcaaCATGGTGTTTGGTATTGAATAGCTTTGCTATGAACATCTTTATTCTTGATCAAGGGAGCTGTACATGTGTAGAAGAAACTGTTTTAAGCAGTGACCAAACTGGATACACATGCACATAAGCACATTTAGTCATTGAAATAAGTGCAATGTTTACCAATCAAGTTGCTTTTAAGGAATCATTAGCCTTTAATGTGACTAAATCCATTGCAGTTTTTGAGGTTACTTTCAGAAGAAGCTGGAGATGGTTCTGCACAAAGTTCAGATCAGGAATTTGCTCTATCGAAAGCTGTTGATGCTACAGCAGTCAGCCTTGAGGCAGATTCTGAAACTTCCAAGTCTAAGAAGGAAAAACATCGTGAGTATGAAAATGAATGCCGTGAGAAATGTTCCACCGGTAAAAAGCAGTCACATTCTGACATGGAAAATGCTGACCGGAAAACTCAGCAGGAGACAGATAGTAATTTAGCGGGCACTGAAGATTCTCCTCATGAGTCTGGCAGTAAATTTGATGAGAGACCTATTGAAGAGGAAGCAGTGCTCAGTTATCAGAGGAAAGTGACAGTTCTCTATGAACTACTTTCGGCTTGTCTGGCAGATATACCACAACATGACAAAAAATGCACCAGACAAAGAACTGGTTATGATTCTCGACATCGTGTAGCTCTGCGATTGCTTGCAACATGGCTTGATATCAAGTGGATAAAAATGGTCTGAATACTAGTCATTCATTATCAGCTGCCTTCtaaaaattttgtcttttgtagATGACATTCTCACAGTACTGGTAGTACGATTATCGATGATATGACTTTTATTCGTTTTGATAGCATATGTGTCAGATATTTATTTGATGTGATGAATACAAAAAGGTTTTGGCACTCGTGAGTGTGATTAAGCAGAAAGATAAGAATATTATGTTAAGATATCTGCAACTCTCCATAGTGGATGTCTTCTTTATGTGGTTGTTACATATCATGGAAGCGTAATGTTTAGTGATTAAACTGTCTACCGAGTCTTGATTAATTACCGTGTACTAATTTATTCTTCCTATTTATACTATTCTATTTATTAGGAAGCTGTTGAGATGATGGTTGCGTCCTCTGCAATGGCTGTAAGAAAAGCGGAAGCAtcaaaggaagaagaagccaCATCATCAGAAAGCAAATGGGCGAAATGGAAGCGTGGTGGTATCATAGGTGCAGCTGCATTAACTGGAGGAACCTTGATGGCCATTACTGGTGGTATGAAACcatctaaattattttctataatttttgaagtattGATATTTCTgcatgaaataattttattgtcgTCATTCAATTGATATGTTTAGCATTTGACAGGACTAGCTGCTCCAGCAATTGCTGCTGGATTTAGTGCTCTTGCTCCAACATTGGGTACTCTCATCCCTGTTATAGGAGCAAGTGGGTTTGCTGCAGCTGCAAGTGCTGCAGGAACTGTTGCTGGTTCTGTTGCCGTTGCTGCATCATTTGGAGGTGAATGATCTATTACTTAGGCATCTTCAGGTGAAATCGTGATGTATTTGTTTGTGGTAGTCATCTACAGGATTTCTAGggaacatatatataaaattttactcatGTTCAAATTGTGTCACATGTTATTGCGGTTTATTATTAGAGAACCCCCCTCGATCTCTTCCCAAATGTGGATAAGGGCTCTtgtcaaaacaaaatgcttCTCTCGATATGGTtgcataaaataatacaattactCATCTGATAGATAATTTCAGGTTGGTTGGGATAGTTTGGttctttttgaaattcttAGTTGTCTATTAGAAATTTAATGGGGCTTTTGAGGTAGGGCTCATGCAAATTTAGCATCATACTTAACTGATATCTTGACCATCAATTTAGAAAGTCAAGACACATCTGCTACTTCCCTCTCTTCCCTCaaacattttgtttctttgtatAAGCTACTTCCCTCTAATCCTGCAATTGAAATAGCTGGTAATTTTTATTGAGAAATTTCCCCTCTATTAACACATTATTCTTCACCCAGCTGCTGGAGCTGGACTTACAGGGAGCAAAATGGCTAGGAGAATTGGAAGTgttgatgaatttgaattcaaGGCAATTGGCGAAAACCAAAACCAAGGCGTGAGTATTGCGTTTTCCTTTAACTTTTGTAGAACCTCTATTgactatttttttgtttagttttttcatttacaattcATACCTCCTTGCTCCCTTCTCTCCACACCCCAAAAACCTGCGCTGccttttaaaagtaaaattttttgaatcgTCTCAAATTCAATCATCATTTAACTTTTCTATCAGCGGCTAGCAGTAGAAATCTTGATCTCTGGAGTAGTTTTTGATCAGGAAGATTTTGTAAGGCCTTGGGAAGGACAAAATGACAACATGGAAAGGTATATACTCTGATACCACCTTCTATTTATTAGGAAATTTCAGCTCTTTCAATTTTCTGTTTCAACCTGAGTTGTTCAAGAAGTAACTCGAGAGTATTTATAGGTATGTTCTGCAGTGGGAGTCTAAGAATTTAATTGCAGTGAGCACTGCGATTCAGGATTGGCTTACTTCAAGTAATTGATTTTAAACCTTATTTTACCGACATTGTAAAGTCAATTTGAATAGCTtgataaaatatgatttataatgTCAAGATTGCTGCTACTTGCTGCAGGAATTGCTATGGAGTTAATGAAGCAAGGTGCAATGATGACTGTGCTAAAAACACTTCTAGCAGCATTGGCTTGGCCAGCAACTTTAGTTTTTGCTGCTGATCTTATAGATAGCAAATGGACAATTGCTGTTGACAGGTTAACTTAGTTCTGAATAACTTGCACTGAAATCCTTTGGGGGAAACAggggtttaaaaaaaaaaaaaaaaagagttgcgAGTTCTAATATTCTATTAACACAATACTTGTAATTCGGAATGAGTCTGTGTTTAGATAAATGCATTTGTTTGTCTTTTGGACCAGCGTGACAATTCTGTTAATTAACTTGGACCAACCACATGGCTGGCCATTTTTGTACGAAAGAATTATTGGGCTTTTTCCTATCTGCTCAAACTTGTGTAATTAATGGTTTTTCAGTGGCTGTTGTATGAAGAATTATGTCAGATTAAAACTGCTAAAACTATCATAATCTTCTGATGGACTGAAATTATTTTGTCGATGAAATTCAAGGGATCACTAGGTTGCTAAGAACATGTAAAAAACTGGATGGAATATGTTTGTTTGAAATTCCCTGCTCCCAGCCCTGGTTTTAGTTTCCTTTTCTACTAAAACCTTATCTTCTGCAATTTTTTAGGTCAGACAAAGCAGGAAAGCTGCTAGCTGAAGTGTTGATGCAAGGACTGCAGGGGTACCGGTATACACTCCTTGACTTAAAATATTGGTCTTCTGTGCCTAGAAATCTAATGCTTATATAATTTCTACATTTGTTTTGATAAAATCTTCCAGGCCTGTGACACTTATAGGTTACTCACTTGGAGCGAGGGTCATATTCAAGTGCCTTGAAAATTTGGCCGAGAATGAATGTAATGGTAATAACCAGTACCGAAATGTCTTTAATCTTCATGAAGAGTTTTGGATTTGCTAATATGATCCTGATGCAGTTGTTCTTAATGTTTGCAGCTGGAATTGTAGAAAGAGTTGTTCTTCTTGGGGCACCCATTTCGATTAAAGATCAGAACTGGGAAGCTGTTAGAAAGGTGATTGGAGGTTTTCTAATGAAAGCATCATTCCAGCTGGTTCCCAAGGagatttatatttatgacATTGTTTTCTGGAGTTCCTATGCTGATTTCTGCTGTTTTGCAGATGGTGGCTGGaagatttattaattgttatgcCACAAATGACTGGACACTTGCAATTGCATTCCGAGCTAGGTATGTATGCTGAACAATACATGGAAAAATGTGAGGTGATAAATGTTATTAGTCTTTATCATTATAAGTTGACAGCTATCAGTGACGAGAAAAATGTTTGGGCCTCTAAAATCCCTAGTCTTATTACTATTGAATCAGCAGTTCTTTCAAGAAATGGTCCTTTGTGTTGGtgattttggttttgttaTTGTTCTCCTAAATGTATAAAACAATTGATTAATTCATTATAACCACAacaggggaaaaaaaggtattgaataattttcttccacagaaactaactgttgctttAAACAGTTTACTTTCACAAGGTTTAGCTGGGATTCAACCAATTAATGGTCTGGGGATTGAGAATGTAAGTTGCTTATGTTTTTCTGGTTGTGAGACTGCTTTTTTGGGATTGTTTGTGATTTATCTGGCCTACTGCTGTTTTAACCGGAACTAAATAATTCTATTCGAACTCTGCAGATTGATGTAACTCATCTTATTGAAGGTCACTCTTCCTATCTATGGGCGTCACAGCTGATCTTGGAGCGGCTTGAACTGGATACTTATTATCCTGTTTTCAGAAGAGCACCATAGGGTAACGATTGCGTTTTTCTTTGGTCAGTCCCTGACTGAACCGtgggattaaaaatttaaaatggcCTGATCTCTCTGTACAGTGTAAGCGCGGAAATTGCTTGGCGCAACTCCAAGCCAAAAGCAAGTAAGTTGATGCAAGTCCAACAATTTGTGGCTCTTGCCAGATTCCTGTTTCCCTTCCTTTTTCCCACTTTGTAGATAATAGAATTacagataaattattttagtacAGCATTGAAGAATATTTTTGCATGAATTCCTCTTTACAGTATCCACAGTTGGATTACAATGTAATCTTAACCTTGTACTTAATTGGTTATTCAATATTGAATAAGGTAGGAGTTTGGATGCTCGGACTGTCCGTCTAGATCGAGTGGGCGGGCGGGccattgtaattttattcttccggTTGAAGGGTATAAGTGCATTTTGTGTGTAATAATTGAAATCTCTTGGGGCCTGGTACAAACAAGAGGGGCGTGAGAATTGTTGGGAGTtaactatttttatataaaataagatagCTCTACGTAAATGGGAGTGAAAATTTATTGGAGAATGATTTGATACATAATATTCtcataatatgtatttttttttaataggaaaaaaaagtaaacatgcTAAGAAAATGCATCAAATATTACGACACGTCAACCGACAACCATTGCATGGTGAAATCGTGAAATATTCTTGAATCATGCGAGACTAGACTGCACTCGTCTTGCACAACACCAACATAGAGAAACAGAAAACAGTAAACTGAAAAACGACGTCGAAACAATCCTTATCATGGTAGAAGATTCCTGTGAGAATGGAGAGGCGAAGACAAGCAACGACAAGAAACGGAGAAGTGCAAAGGATATCTCTATTACTTTTCCCATGATCTTAATCCTCGTTGCATCGGCCTCTCTGATACGCTTAAAGCTCGATCCAGGTTAGGTTACccatttcttaattaattatatctttaataaccACCATCGTGGTATTCGTATTCAAATTCTAATTCTTCGAACCCACTCTCTTTT
This window contains:
- the LOC102629507 gene encoding uncharacterized protein LOC102629507, producing MTTTSFLSPTQRYAAGALFAIALHQAQNNQTRPLGLPSEDDSNMERSSSSSSSDSVAEDPELWVHENSGLLRPVFRFLDIDSAAWSGLEETAGCFPAKHHIGAFLRLLSEEAGDGSAQSSDQEFALSKAVDATAVSLEADSETSKSKKEKHREYENECREKCSTGKKQSHSDMENADRKTQQETDSNLAGTEDSPHESGSKFDERPIEEEAVLSYQRKVTVLYELLSACLADIPQHDKKCTRQRTGYDSRHRVALRLLATWLDIKWIKMEAVEMMVASSAMAVRKAEASKEEEATSSESKWAKWKRGGIIGAAALTGGTLMAITGGLAAPAIAAGFSALAPTLGTLIPVIGASGFAAAASAAGTVAGSVAVAASFGAAGAGLTGSKMARRIGSVDEFEFKAIGENQNQGRLAVEILISGVVFDQEDFVRPWEGQNDNMERYVLQWESKNLIAVSTAIQDWLTSRIAMELMKQGAMMTVLKTLLAALAWPATLVFAADLIDSKWTIAVDRSDKAGKLLAEVLMQGLQGYRPVTLIGYSLGARVIFKCLENLAENECNAGIVERVVLLGAPISIKDQNWEAVRKMVAGRFINCYATNDWTLAIAFRASLLSQGLAGIQPINGLGIENIDVTHLIEGHSSYLWASQLILERLELDTYYPVFRRAP